In uncultured Bacteroides sp., one genomic interval encodes:
- a CDS encoding ATP-binding protein encodes MEKRVIKSLILEKQNEILNIELIERPLELEETANYVFVGLRRAGKSYLLYQHIQTLIKTKQASIEDILYINFEDERISSVKVEELNLFIESYNEMFDGKPIIFLDEIQNVDGWEKFARRLADSKYRVFITGSNAKMLSKEMHTTLGGRFIAKEVFPFSFSEYLTFNQITLDRNWEYGNIRLQVVKSFHDYFYFGGFAESFPLKDKRSWLNSLYQKILLGDVISRNDIRNENAIKVLVKKLAESVMQPSSLARIKNIIDSTGTTISRNTLVDYLQLLEDAYLVFGISNYSDKLSDKETFKKRYFFDNGLLNNFLFDPETKLLENIVAITLKKHYGDELFFYNKNIEVDFFIPTERRAIQVSYSIADDATKQREIKALIKLSEVYATKKMEIITWDEESTIQENDKTIEIIPVWKWLSSFLLP; translated from the coding sequence ATGGAAAAACGAGTAATAAAAAGTCTGATCCTTGAGAAACAGAACGAAATTCTGAATATCGAGCTGATAGAAAGACCACTTGAGCTGGAGGAAACAGCCAACTATGTGTTTGTGGGACTTCGTCGTGCAGGTAAATCCTATTTGTTATATCAGCATATACAAACGTTGATTAAAACCAAACAAGCATCCATTGAAGACATCCTGTATATCAATTTTGAGGACGAGCGAATTTCGTCAGTCAAAGTGGAAGAACTCAACCTGTTTATTGAAAGCTATAATGAAATGTTCGATGGTAAACCCATTATCTTTCTGGATGAGATTCAGAATGTAGATGGCTGGGAAAAGTTTGCCCGCCGTCTGGCCGATTCAAAATACAGAGTATTCATTACCGGCAGTAATGCAAAGATGCTCAGCAAAGAGATGCATACCACCCTTGGCGGCCGATTCATAGCAAAGGAAGTGTTCCCCTTTTCATTCAGTGAATACCTCACCTTTAATCAAATCACTTTAGATCGTAACTGGGAGTATGGCAACATTCGTCTGCAAGTAGTGAAGTCATTCCATGATTATTTCTATTTTGGCGGTTTTGCGGAATCATTTCCATTGAAAGATAAACGAAGCTGGCTGAACTCACTTTATCAGAAGATACTTCTTGGCGACGTTATTTCACGAAATGATATCAGAAACGAAAATGCTATCAAAGTTCTTGTCAAGAAGTTGGCAGAAAGCGTTATGCAACCCTCATCACTGGCCAGAATAAAAAACATCATTGACTCAACCGGAACAACCATTTCCCGCAATACCCTGGTAGATTATCTTCAGCTTCTGGAAGATGCCTACTTAGTGTTTGGCATATCCAATTACTCTGATAAGCTGAGTGACAAGGAAACATTCAAAAAGAGATATTTCTTTGATAACGGATTGCTAAACAACTTTCTTTTTGATCCCGAGACCAAACTGCTTGAAAATATAGTAGCCATCACACTGAAAAAGCACTATGGCGATGAACTGTTTTTCTACAACAAAAACATAGAAGTAGACTTTTTTATACCAACCGAAAGAAGAGCCATCCAGGTATCTTACAGTATTGCAGACGATGCCACAAAACAAAGAGAGATAAAAGCTCTGATTAAACTTTCTGAAGTATACGCTACAAAAAAAATGGAGATCATAACCTGGGATGAAGAATCAACCATTCAGGAAAATGATAAAACAATAGAAATTATTCCGGTTTGGAAATGGCTTTCTTCTTTTCTTTTGCCTTGA
- a CDS encoding virulence RhuM family protein — MAEEKNSNIVIYQSEDGQTHIEVRMEGETVWLTQQQMSDLYQTSRTNVVEHIKHIYEEGELMEESTCRKIRQVRQEGTRMVEREIPHYNLDMIISLGYRINSIQATHFRQWATARLKEYIIKGFTMDDERLKQMGGGNYWKELLDRIRDIRSSEKVMYRQVLDIYATAVDYDPHAEQSIEFFKIVQNKLHFAAHGHTAAEVIFVRADADQHIMGLTSFKGDHPTLRDAKIAKNYLSAEELKVLNNLVSGYFDFAEVQAIKHRPMYMNDYIKHLDAILSSIGEALLPGPGTVSHEQAMDKAETEYRKWEVRTLSPVEQAYLDNIKMLNHKTKGKKFR; from the coding sequence ATGGCAGAAGAAAAAAATAGCAATATCGTTATCTATCAGAGTGAAGATGGCCAGACACATATCGAGGTGCGGATGGAAGGAGAAACCGTATGGTTGACACAGCAACAAATGAGCGACCTTTATCAAACGTCTCGAACAAATGTGGTAGAGCACATTAAGCATATCTATGAGGAAGGTGAACTTATGGAAGAGTCAACCTGTCGGAAAATCCGACAGGTTCGACAAGAAGGAACACGTATGGTTGAGCGGGAGATTCCTCATTATAATCTTGATATGATTATTTCTTTGGGTTACCGAATAAATTCAATTCAAGCCACCCACTTTCGTCAATGGGCAACAGCTCGTCTGAAAGAATATATCATAAAGGGCTTCACTATGGATGATGAACGCTTAAAGCAGATGGGAGGAGGCAATTATTGGAAAGAATTATTGGACCGAATTCGCGACATCCGTTCATCAGAAAAGGTGATGTATCGCCAAGTTCTCGATATATACGCTACTGCGGTTGATTACGATCCACACGCAGAGCAATCTATTGAGTTTTTTAAGATCGTACAGAATAAACTTCACTTTGCCGCCCATGGACATACAGCTGCAGAAGTGATTTTTGTACGTGCTGACGCAGATCAGCATATCATGGGATTAACCTCATTTAAAGGCGACCACCCTACATTGCGCGATGCCAAGATAGCCAAAAACTATTTGAGTGCAGAAGAACTCAAAGTATTGAACAACCTTGTTTCTGGATACTTCGATTTTGCAGAAGTTCAGGCTATTAAGCATCGTCCCATGTATATGAACGATTACATCAAGCATTTGGATGCCATACTGTCTTCCATTGGAGAAGCTCTACTACCTGGACCTGGTACAGTGAGTCACGAACAAGCCATGGATAAAGCCGAAACGGAATACCGCAAGTGGGAAGTGCGAACGCTTTCTCCCGTAGAACAAGCATATCTTGACAATATTAAAATGTTGAATCATAAAACAAAAGGAAAGAAATTCAGATAG
- a CDS encoding ATP-binding protein: MKIPKVIKKRDGYIARIVPFMRKPLIKVLTGQRRVGKSYLLFQLMEQVQNEEPDAHIIYINREDMEFDFMRTALDLNNYILANRKEGVRNFIFIDEIQDIAEFEKALRSLLLDESNDIYITGSNARLLSSELATYLSGRYVEFKVYSLSYTEFLQFHELENNADSYDLYARYGGLPYLINLQLNDDVVNEYLKSIYSTIVFRDVVSRYSLRNTAFLEKLIQFISENIGSLFSAKNISDYLKSQHTQISVNQIQNYVEYLTNAFLIHRVGRYDLVGKRFFEIGEKYYFENMGIRNVIIGYRLQDRAKILENIVYNHLLYRGYTIKVGISASSEIDFVCEKGSEKLYVQVTLRLDSETTIEREFGNLLKIQDNYPKIVVSEDDFRGNSYEGIRHVFIRDFLMTY, encoded by the coding sequence ATGAAAATCCCTAAGGTTATTAAAAAGAGAGACGGCTACATAGCGCGTATTGTGCCGTTTATGAGAAAACCGCTGATTAAAGTATTGACGGGGCAACGGCGTGTGGGGAAAAGCTATCTGTTGTTTCAGCTGATGGAACAAGTGCAGAACGAGGAACCTGATGCCCATATTATCTATATTAACCGGGAGGACATGGAGTTCGACTTTATGCGAACGGCTTTGGATTTGAATAATTATATTCTTGCTAACCGGAAGGAGGGAGTACGCAATTTTATCTTTATTGATGAGATTCAGGATATAGCGGAGTTTGAAAAGGCTCTTCGTTCTTTGTTACTGGACGAGAGCAATGATATCTATATTACGGGAAGCAACGCCAGACTGCTCTCGAGTGAACTGGCTACTTACTTAAGTGGCAGGTATGTAGAGTTTAAAGTATACAGTTTGTCGTACACTGAATTTCTACAGTTTCATGAACTGGAAAATAATGCCGACAGCTATGATTTGTATGCCCGATATGGAGGCTTGCCTTATCTGATTAATCTGCAACTGAATGATGATGTGGTCAATGAATATCTGAAGAGTATCTATTCAACCATCGTGTTCAGGGATGTGGTGAGCCGTTACAGTCTTCGGAACACTGCATTTCTGGAAAAGCTTATTCAGTTTATTTCGGAAAATATCGGTTCGTTGTTTTCTGCAAAGAATATAAGTGATTATCTTAAATCACAGCATACTCAGATTTCTGTTAACCAAATACAGAATTATGTGGAATACCTCACGAATGCATTTCTCATTCACAGGGTGGGGCGGTATGATTTGGTTGGTAAACGTTTCTTTGAGATTGGTGAGAAGTATTATTTCGAGAATATGGGAATCAGAAATGTGATTATCGGTTATCGCTTACAAGACAGGGCGAAGATTCTTGAGAATATTGTTTATAACCATCTTTTGTATCGGGGGTATACTATTAAAGTAGGTATTTCTGCTTCTTCGGAGATTGATTTTGTTTGTGAAAAAGGTTCCGAGAAGCTTTATGTACAGGTGACTTTAAGACTGGATAGCGAAACAACGATTGAAAGGGAATTTGGGAATTTGCTTAAAATTCAGGATAACTATCCCAAAATAGTAGTTAGTGAGGATGATTTTCGCGGAAACAGTTATGAAGGAATAAGGCACGTGTTTATTCGGGATTTTTTAATGACTTATTGA
- a CDS encoding glycoside hydrolase family 3 N-terminal domain-containing protein — protein sequence MMKKILFSLLAAGSILTASAQTVKPAIPRDPKIEQQIETLLKKMTLEEKIGQMTELTIDILAKRTNPFEGMNQQNPKVDDLKKILKKYNLEKKFDLSKGLPDKENMMKIYMTIMEIENKKGFQIDEALLDSVISKYKVGSILNVPNSIAQTKEGWEAIIRKIQDKSMKVIGIPCIYGVDQIHGTTYTQGGTFFPQGINMAATFNRSLVREGSRISAYETKAGSIPWTYAPVLDLGRDARWPRMWENYGEDCYVNAEMGRESILGFQGEDPNHIDNNHVAACLKHYMGYGVPVSGKDRTPSSITLQDMREKHFAPFLEGIKAGALSVMVNSAMNNGLPFHANYELLTKWLKEDLQWDGMIVTDWADINNLYSRDKIASSKKEAIKLAINAGIDMSMVPYEWSFCTYLKELVQENEVPMTRIDDAVRRVLRMKYRLGLFDKPFYNNKDFPLFGCKEHADAALQAAQESLVLLKNTNQILPLSTGKKLLVTGPNANSMRTLNGGWSYSWQGDKADMCATQYNTILESLSNKFGKDQVIYEPGVTYKQGGLYWEENAPEIDKAVASAANADYIIACIGENSYCETPGNLTNLSLSKNQLDLIKALANTGKPVILILNEGRPRILNEIEPLTKAVVNIMLPGNYGADALANLLTGDVNFSGKMPYTYPKEINSLFTYDYKPCEDLDKMEGAYNYDAVMSVQWPFGYGLSYTTFSYSNLKADKTSFTADDVLTFSVDVTNTGKIAGKESVLLFSSDLVASLTPDVRRLRAFDKVDLQPGETKTVTFKVKASDLAFVGYDGKWILEKGDFRIQTGNQTLTVSCREGQKWGTSNK from the coding sequence CAAATAGAAACGCTGCTTAAAAAGATGACTCTTGAGGAGAAAATTGGTCAGATGACCGAGCTTACTATCGATATCCTGGCAAAACGGACTAACCCGTTCGAAGGAATGAATCAGCAGAATCCCAAAGTGGACGATCTGAAAAAGATTCTGAAGAAATATAACCTGGAGAAGAAGTTCGACTTATCCAAAGGCTTGCCCGACAAAGAAAACATGATGAAAATCTATATGACCATCATGGAGATAGAGAATAAGAAAGGGTTCCAGATTGATGAAGCTTTGCTCGATTCTGTGATAAGCAAGTATAAGGTTGGCTCTATCCTGAATGTACCAAACAGCATTGCGCAGACAAAAGAGGGCTGGGAAGCTATTATCCGGAAGATACAGGATAAATCAATGAAAGTGATTGGTATTCCCTGCATTTATGGTGTAGACCAGATTCATGGCACTACTTATACTCAGGGAGGTACCTTCTTCCCGCAAGGCATCAATATGGCAGCTACTTTCAACCGCTCGCTGGTACGTGAAGGCTCACGCATATCTGCCTACGAAACCAAGGCCGGAAGTATTCCGTGGACCTACGCTCCTGTTCTCGATCTGGGACGTGATGCCCGCTGGCCCCGCATGTGGGAAAATTACGGAGAAGACTGCTATGTCAATGCCGAAATGGGACGCGAATCTATTCTGGGTTTCCAGGGTGAAGATCCAAACCACATCGATAACAACCACGTTGCTGCCTGCTTAAAGCACTATATGGGTTACGGTGTTCCTGTTTCCGGTAAGGACCGCACACCATCATCCATCACCCTGCAGGATATGCGCGAGAAGCACTTCGCCCCTTTCCTCGAAGGTATCAAGGCAGGTGCACTGTCTGTCATGGTCAATTCGGCCATGAACAACGGTCTGCCTTTCCATGCCAACTACGAACTGCTTACCAAATGGCTGAAGGAAGATCTTCAATGGGACGGGATGATTGTAACCGACTGGGCCGACATCAATAACCTTTATTCTCGTGACAAGATTGCATCCAGCAAAAAAGAGGCTATCAAACTGGCTATCAACGCCGGGATAGATATGTCCATGGTACCTTACGAATGGAGCTTCTGCACTTACCTCAAGGAACTGGTACAGGAAAACGAAGTGCCCATGACTCGCATTGACGATGCCGTACGCCGCGTTCTGCGCATGAAGTACCGCCTGGGATTGTTCGACAAACCTTTTTATAACAATAAAGATTTTCCTTTATTCGGATGCAAGGAGCATGCTGATGCTGCTTTGCAAGCTGCTCAGGAATCGCTTGTTTTGTTGAAAAACACCAATCAAATCTTACCTTTAAGCACCGGAAAGAAATTACTGGTAACCGGACCAAATGCCAACTCCATGCGCACGCTCAACGGAGGCTGGTCGTACTCCTGGCAGGGCGACAAAGCAGATATGTGTGCCACTCAGTACAACACCATCCTCGAATCTCTCAGCAACAAGTTCGGTAAAGATCAGGTAATTTATGAACCGGGAGTTACCTACAAACAGGGTGGTCTCTATTGGGAAGAAAATGCGCCCGAAATAGATAAGGCTGTTGCCAGTGCTGCCAATGCCGATTATATCATTGCGTGCATCGGCGAGAATTCGTACTGCGAAACTCCGGGCAATCTCACCAATCTCTCTCTTTCAAAGAATCAGCTCGACCTCATTAAGGCGCTTGCCAACACCGGCAAACCGGTTATCCTGATCCTGAACGAAGGTCGTCCACGCATCTTAAACGAAATTGAGCCTCTCACAAAAGCTGTGGTAAACATCATGTTGCCGGGTAACTATGGCGCCGATGCGCTGGCTAATCTCTTAACCGGTGATGTTAATTTCAGCGGAAAGATGCCTTATACTTATCCAAAGGAGATCAATTCATTGTTTACGTACGACTATAAGCCTTGTGAGGACCTCGATAAAATGGAAGGTGCTTACAATTACGATGCGGTAATGTCTGTTCAATGGCCTTTCGGATACGGATTGAGCTACACTACCTTTAGTTATAGTAACCTGAAGGCGGACAAGACTTCTTTTACTGCCGATGATGTGCTCACTTTCAGTGTAGATGTTACAAATACCGGCAAAATTGCGGGCAAGGAAAGTGTGCTGTTGTTCAGCAGTGACCTCGTTGCGTCTCTTACTCCTGATGTCCGCCGTTTGCGTGCATTCGATAAGGTTGATTTACAACCCGGTGAGACTAAAACGGTTACTTTCAAGGTAAAAGCTTCCGATCTGGCTTTTGTTGGTTATGATGGTAAGTGGATTCTGGAGAAAGGTGATTTCCGTATTCAAACGGGTAATCAAACGTTGACTGTTTCTTGTCGTGAGGGGCAGAAGTGGGGGACTTCTAATAAATAA